The DNA sequence TTGCAAAACATGCAATGGTCGTCTTTTCCGAGCATTTTTGTCGTTCGGCTACATTCGGGGCAGACGACTCGCGCTGCCTGAGTGGACAGCATACCGGCCCAAAAATACATGCCGAAACTGGAAAACATGACGAGTAGCCCTATTATAAAGAAGAACACCATTGCT is a window from the Numidum massiliense genome containing:
- a CDS encoding DUF2614 family zinc ribbon-containing protein, which translates into the protein MLFASKINKLRTLALMLVFLGVAVMYLGFLWKPAMVFFFIIGLLVMFSSFGMYFWAGMLSTQAARVVCPECSRTTKMLGKDDHCMFCKAALSFDPQYAPENKTQAD